In Hemitrygon akajei chromosome 12, sHemAka1.3, whole genome shotgun sequence, a single window of DNA contains:
- the fam163aa gene encoding protein FAM163A, with translation MTAGTVVITGGILATVILLCIIGVLCYCRLQYYCCKKDESDDEEEVSDLYSHPSFACNTCNAHFVDGLVTQLPAPVEASQEAARGSCPDCSPHRSPFYIRTAEEMRNGGERISYIPARYKEPGPPFKMSSLQGFPVSRQNTVRETLASVRAISTEV, from the exons ATGACAGCTGGAACTGTTGTTATCACTGGTGGAATACTAGCAACAGTGATACTGCTTTGCATCATAGGTGTGCTCTGTTACTGTAGACTCCAG TATTATTGTTGCAAGAAAGACGAATCGGACGATGAGGAGGAAGTCTCAGATTTGTACTCTCACCCAAGCTTTGCTTGCAACACCTGCAACGCACACTTTGTGGACGGATTGGTCACTCAGCTGCCCGCGCCAGTGGAGGCGAGCCAGGAGGCCGCGAGGGGTTCGTGCCCCGACTGCTCCCCACACCGCTCCCCCTTTTACATCCGGACCGCCGAGGAGATGCGCAACGGAGGCGAACGCATCTCCTACATCCCAGCCCGCTACAAGGAGCCAGGGCCACCCTTCAAAATGTCCTCACTCCAAGGTTTCCCGGTGAGCCGCCAGAACACGGTGCGGGAGACGCTTGCGAGCGTCAGGGCTATAAGCACCGAGGTGTGA